GCTATCCGCTGATTCAAGCGCCGATGGCGTTTGCGCATGACACAGAGCTGCCTCTGGCTGTCGGCAAAACCGGCGCTTTGGGTTCGTTGGCAGGGGCGATGTATGACGCCGCGGGTTTGGAAAAAGCGTTGGCACGGATGAAGCAGGAAGGCGGCGGCCGTCCGTACAACCTCAACTTTTTCGCCCACCGCACGCCGTCTGCCGATCGCACGCAATACGAGGCATGGTCTGCCGTGTTGCGTCCGTATTTCGAAGCTTACGGGCTGACGGAAAACGACATTCCCAGCGGCGGCGGGCGGCAGCCGTTTGATGCCGATGCTTTGGCATGTGTGGAACGTTACCGCCCGCCTGTGGTTAGCTTCCACTTCGGCTTGCCCGTGCCCGAATACTTGCAGCGCGTCAAAGCGACGGGTGCGGAAGTGTGGAGCAGCGCGACGACGGTCGAAGAAGCCGTCTGGCTGGAACAAAACGGCGCAGATGTCGTGATTGCCCAAGCGTGGGAGGCGGGCGGTCATCGGGGATGGTTTTTAAACCGCAATCCCGACAGCCAAAGCGGCTTGTTCGCCCTGTTGCCCGCCGTCCGCAAGGCCGTGCGCCTGCCCGTCATAGCCGCAGGCGGCGTTTCCGATGCCGCCGCCGTCCGCGCCGCGTTGGGATTGGGCGCGTCCGCAGTACAGGTCGGAACCGCCTTCCTGCTCGCAGACGAAGCCCTGACCAAACCTGCCCACCGCGCCGCCATCCAAACCGCCCGTCCTGAAGATACCGTGGTAACCAACTTGTTCAGCGGCGGCGCGGCGCGCGGGCTTTACAACCGCTTCATACGCGAAGCTGGTCC
The DNA window shown above is from Neisseria sicca and carries:
- a CDS encoding NAD(P)H-dependent flavin oxidoreductase yields the protein MSRILSSLRYPLIQAPMAFAHDTELPLAVGKTGALGSLAGAMYDAAGLEKALARMKQEGGGRPYNLNFFAHRTPSADRTQYEAWSAVLRPYFEAYGLTENDIPSGGGRQPFDADALACVERYRPPVVSFHFGLPVPEYLQRVKATGAEVWSSATTVEEAVWLEQNGADVVIAQAWEAGGHRGWFLNRNPDSQSGLFALLPAVRKAVRLPVIAAGGVSDAAAVRAALGLGASAVQVGTAFLLADEALTKPAHRAAIQTARPEDTVVTNLFSGGAARGLYNRFIREAGPMNDAALPFPLAGAAAGALKAAAEKQGCYDFSPFWAGQNAGLCRPGSAAEIVERLCGSIER